From the Clostridiales bacterium FE2011 genome, one window contains:
- a CDS encoding glucose-6-phosphate isomerase, with the protein MNQWKNLNELTSYQHLGQNGRVDLTRAMAGEEGTARVKKYNAPMAAGMTYYYAAKQVDDAILKDLCALAEEAQLASKFEELYNGAVINTGEKRLVLHHLTRGQLGGAVNADGTDKRAFYTEQQRKIAAFAKKVHDGEIVNEKGEAFTTVVQIGIGGSDLGPRAMYLALENWAKKNGCFKMEAKFISNVDPDDAAGVLGTIDPSRTIFILVSKSGTTLETLTNESFVKEALKNAGLDASKHMIAVTSETSPLAGNSDYLDAFFMDDFIGGRFSSTSSVGGAVLSLAFGPEVFDRFLQGAAEEDKLAAGKDPMTNAAMLDALIGVYERNVLGYPATAVLPYSQALSRFPAHLQQMDMESNGKSVNRRGEAVDYPTGPIIFGEPGTNGQHSFYQLLHQGTDIIPLQFIGFNENQAGMDVTIQGSTSQQKLSANVAAQIMAFACGKQDENRNKHFAGNRPSSIIIGKQLTPEALGALLSHFENKVMFQGFLWNLNSFDQEGVQLGKILAKRVLAHETDGALKAFSELLGI; encoded by the coding sequence ATGAATCAGTGGAAGAATCTGAATGAACTGACATCCTATCAGCACCTGGGCCAGAACGGAAGGGTAGACCTTACCCGCGCCATGGCCGGTGAAGAAGGAACAGCAAGAGTCAAGAAGTATAATGCCCCAATGGCAGCCGGCATGACCTATTACTATGCGGCAAAGCAGGTGGACGACGCTATCCTGAAGGATTTGTGCGCACTGGCGGAAGAAGCGCAGCTGGCTTCCAAGTTTGAGGAGCTGTATAACGGCGCTGTCATCAACACCGGAGAAAAGCGCCTGGTGCTTCATCACCTGACCCGCGGCCAGCTGGGCGGCGCAGTGAATGCCGACGGTACAGACAAGCGCGCTTTCTATACGGAACAGCAGCGCAAAATTGCCGCTTTTGCCAAAAAGGTCCATGACGGCGAGATTGTGAACGAAAAGGGCGAAGCCTTTACCACCGTGGTGCAGATCGGTATCGGCGGCAGCGACCTCGGCCCCCGCGCAATGTACCTGGCCCTGGAAAACTGGGCCAAGAAGAACGGCTGCTTCAAAATGGAAGCGAAGTTCATCAGCAATGTGGATCCGGACGACGCCGCAGGCGTACTGGGCACAATCGATCCTTCCAGGACGATCTTTATCCTGGTTTCCAAATCCGGTACAACGCTGGAAACCCTGACCAACGAATCCTTTGTGAAGGAAGCACTGAAAAACGCCGGACTGGACGCTTCAAAGCATATGATTGCCGTAACGAGCGAGACTTCTCCGCTGGCGGGCAACAGCGATTACCTGGACGCCTTCTTCATGGATGACTTTATCGGCGGACGTTTCTCCTCCACTTCTTCCGTGGGCGGAGCGGTGCTTTCCCTGGCCTTCGGACCGGAAGTATTTGACCGTTTCCTGCAGGGCGCTGCTGAAGAAGACAAGCTGGCCGCCGGCAAAGATCCGATGACCAACGCCGCGATGCTGGACGCGCTGATCGGCGTTTACGAGCGGAACGTGCTCGGATATCCGGCTACAGCCGTGCTGCCTTATTCCCAGGCACTGAGCCGCTTCCCGGCACACCTGCAGCAGATGGATATGGAATCCAACGGCAAGAGCGTGAACAGAAGGGGAGAAGCAGTGGATTATCCCACCGGGCCCATCATCTTCGGCGAACCCGGCACAAACGGACAGCACTCCTTCTATCAGCTGCTGCACCAGGGAACGGATATTATTCCGCTGCAGTTTATCGGTTTCAATGAAAACCAGGCCGGCATGGACGTTACCATCCAGGGCAGCACCAGCCAGCAGAAGCTGAGCGCCAACGTTGCCGCACAGATTATGGCCTTTGCCTGCGGCAAACAGGATGAAAACCGCAACAAGCATTTTGCCGGCAACCGGCCTTCCAGCATTATCATCGGTAAGCAGCTGACCCCTGAAGCACTGGGTGCACTGCTGTCCCACTTTGAAAACAAGGTCATGTTCCAGGGCTTCCTGTGGAACCTGAACAGCTTTGATCAGGAAGGCGTACAGCTGGGCAAGATCCTGGCCAAGCGCGTTCTCGCCCATGAGACAGACGGAGCGCTGAAGGCATTCAGCGAACTGCTGGGCATCTGA
- a CDS encoding threonylcarbamoyl-AMP synthase, producing MKTDLLLPSAETYALASEILKNGGLVAFPTETVYGLGANALDSDAVLSVFAAKGRPADNPLIVHIHDQAQLEPLCDLPDGAQLLMDQFWPGPLTILCPKKPAIPDTVTAGLPTVAVRMPSHPVARALLQACNLPVAAPSANSSGRPSPTTAAHVMEDMNTKIPLIIDGGMCDVGVESTVLDLCHGEPVVLRPGGITPGMISSVLGCEVQVAGSVLRPLRENETALSPGMRYKHYAPHAVVTLVEGPEERVVPLLRRLYAQQEAEGVKSCVLCFSEHVKDLEGCHPHDIGSSSDPSEIAHRLFDILRKLDEENMEAVFSEVIPPEGVGLAVMNRLGRAAAFRTIQA from the coding sequence TTGAAAACAGATCTCCTTTTACCGTCAGCGGAAACTTATGCCCTGGCGTCTGAAATCCTGAAAAACGGCGGACTGGTAGCCTTCCCGACCGAAACAGTTTACGGCCTGGGCGCCAACGCCCTGGACAGTGACGCGGTTCTCTCCGTTTTTGCTGCCAAGGGCCGTCCTGCGGACAATCCCCTCATTGTCCATATTCATGATCAGGCACAGCTGGAACCGCTCTGCGATCTTCCGGACGGTGCTCAGCTGCTGATGGATCAATTCTGGCCCGGCCCGCTGACCATCCTTTGCCCGAAAAAGCCCGCCATTCCGGATACTGTCACGGCTGGTCTTCCAACGGTTGCGGTTCGTATGCCCTCCCATCCGGTTGCCCGTGCGCTTCTCCAGGCCTGCAACCTTCCTGTTGCCGCCCCTTCAGCCAACAGTTCCGGACGTCCCAGTCCCACAACAGCCGCCCATGTCATGGAGGATATGAACACAAAGATCCCCCTGATCATTGACGGTGGTATGTGTGATGTCGGCGTGGAATCCACCGTGCTGGATCTTTGCCATGGCGAGCCTGTGGTTCTTCGTCCCGGCGGAATTACGCCCGGCATGATCAGCAGTGTTCTTGGCTGCGAGGTACAGGTGGCAGGAAGTGTCCTGCGTCCCCTGCGGGAAAATGAAACAGCCCTGTCTCCGGGAATGCGTTATAAGCATTATGCACCCCATGCTGTTGTTACGCTTGTGGAGGGGCCGGAGGAACGTGTCGTTCCCCTGCTCCGCAGGCTTTATGCGCAGCAGGAGGCGGAAGGGGTAAAATCCTGCGTTTTGTGTTTCTCAGAGCATGTGAAGGATCTGGAAGGCTGTCATCCCCATGATATCGGTTCTTCCTCGGATCCTTCTGAGATTGCCCACAGGCTCTTTGATATCCTGCGTAAACTGGATGAAGAAAATATGGAAGCCGTATTCAGTGAGGTTATTCCTCCCGAAGGCGTTGGCCTGGCGGTGATGAACCGCCTCGGCCGTGCGGCCGCTTTCCGGACCATTCAGGCATAA